One genomic window of Melanotaenia boesemani isolate fMelBoe1 chromosome 20, fMelBoe1.pri, whole genome shotgun sequence includes the following:
- the LOC121631453 gene encoding protein tyrosine phosphatase type IVA 2-like: MNRPAPVEISFDCLRFLITHNPTNAQLGKFIEDLKAFGVNTLVRVCAATYDKTPVEQEGIQVLDWPFDDGSAPPDQIVDDWLNLLQTKFRDEPGSCVAVHCVAGLGRAPVLVALALIECGMEYEDAVHLIRQKRRGALNAKQLHYLESYKPKLCLRSKDANGQSCCVQ, encoded by the exons ATGAATCGGCCGGCTCCAGTCGAGATCTCCTTTGACTGTCTGAGATTCCTCATCACGCACAATCCCACTAATGCACAACTGGGAAAGTTTATTGAG GATTTAAAGGCATTTGGAGTAAACACCCTGGTGAGAGTGTGTGCTGCTACTTATGACAAGACACCGGTGGAACAAGAAGGCATACAAGTCCTG GATTGGCCATTTGATGATGGTTCTGCTCCACCAGACCAGATCGTTGATGATTGGCTAAATCTGCTGCAAACCAAGTTTAGAGATGAGCCTGGATCCTGTGTGGCTGTGCACTGTGTTGCTGGACTGGGACG AGCCCCTGTGTTGGTGGCCCTGGCTCTAATTGAGTGTGGGATGGAATATGAAGATGCAGTGCACTTAATACGACA AAAACGTCGAGGTGCATTGAATGCCAAGCAGCTGCATTACCTGGAGAGCTACAAGCCTAAACTGTGTCTGCGGTCCAAAGATGCTAACGGACAAAGCTGCTGTGTACAGtag